A genome region from Thermoanaerobacterium xylanolyticum LX-11 includes the following:
- a CDS encoding Cof-type HAD-IIB family hydrolase yields MCKLFVTDADGSLLDSNNKISEANINAINELREKGVIYTIATGRMFSSILPYALELRVNAPVICFNGALIKDIYTKKVYYYNPIQPDDAIEVIDVLKSSGYQVNLYIDDKLVVEEMNERVEWYLSFNTVEVDAVGDLAECIKNTGKGTAKIYAIGDIKNPAPVDPEVYDKLSKIVSVSTSGGGHLELNAKGVSKGNALKTLANMYNIKRELVAAVGDNLNDLSMIEYAGFGIAMANAPELVKIKADFVTKSNNEDGIAFAINRIFAKQQIMAV; encoded by the coding sequence ATGTGTAAGTTATTTGTAACAGATGCTGATGGAAGCCTTTTAGATAGCAATAACAAAATATCTGAAGCAAATATTAATGCCATAAATGAATTAAGAGAAAAGGGAGTCATTTACACAATTGCCACAGGCAGGATGTTTTCATCAATATTACCATACGCTTTAGAGCTTAGGGTAAATGCACCTGTCATTTGCTTTAACGGAGCTTTGATAAAAGATATTTACACGAAAAAAGTGTACTATTATAACCCGATTCAGCCAGATGATGCCATAGAGGTCATCGATGTATTAAAAAGTAGTGGCTACCAAGTAAATCTATATATCGATGACAAGCTGGTGGTTGAAGAAATGAATGAAAGGGTTGAATGGTATTTGTCGTTTAATACAGTCGAAGTGGACGCTGTTGGTGATCTTGCTGAATGCATCAAAAATACGGGAAAAGGCACTGCTAAAATATACGCAATAGGCGACATTAAAAATCCTGCCCCTGTAGACCCGGAAGTTTACGATAAACTTTCAAAGATAGTTTCTGTTTCAACATCTGGCGGTGGCCATTTGGAGCTTAATGCTAAAGGTGTTAGCAAAGGCAATGCATTAAAGACGCTGGCAAATATGTACAACATTAAAAGGGAACTTGTTGCTGCTGTAGGTGACAATCTCAATGATTTATCGATGATAGAGTACGCTGGATTTGGTATTGCGATGGCAAATGCGCCTGAACTTGTAAAGATAAAGGCAGACTTTGTTACGAAGTCAAACAATGAAGATGGCATTGCATTTGCGATAAATAGGATTTTTGCAAAGCAACAAATTATGGCTGTTTAG
- a CDS encoding YetF domain-containing protein has product MLIIFFRTLILYFLVVVVMRIMGKQQIGQLQPYELVVAIMIADLVAVPMQNKGIPLLTGIIPIFTLLISQLFLSYVSMKSLHGREIICGKPTVLIDKGKILTKELQKERYNINDLLEELRVMGYPNIADVEYAILETNGCLSVIPKVEKRPVTPNDLNLTPQYEGLPLPIIIDGKIISKNMEMANVDMNWLNEQLKMWNISSIDNVILASLDPNNVLTVYKKE; this is encoded by the coding sequence ATGCTTATTATATTTTTTCGTACACTGATCTTGTATTTCTTGGTAGTAGTAGTCATGAGAATAATGGGAAAGCAGCAAATAGGGCAATTGCAGCCATATGAATTGGTTGTAGCAATAATGATAGCTGATTTGGTAGCCGTACCTATGCAAAACAAGGGTATACCTCTTTTAACAGGCATAATACCTATTTTTACTTTGCTTATATCACAGCTTTTTTTGTCGTATGTATCAATGAAAAGCCTACACGGACGTGAAATCATCTGTGGAAAACCTACAGTTTTAATTGACAAAGGCAAAATCCTAACAAAAGAACTTCAAAAGGAAAGGTACAATATAAACGATCTTTTAGAAGAGCTTAGAGTCATGGGCTATCCAAATATTGCAGATGTAGAGTATGCAATATTGGAGACAAATGGCTGTTTAAGCGTAATACCAAAAGTCGAAAAAAGACCTGTAACGCCTAATGACTTAAATCTGACACCACAGTATGAAGGACTACCTCTTCCTATAATTATAGACGGAAAAATCATAAGTAAGAACATGGAAATGGCAAATGTAGATATGAATTGGCTTAATGAACAATTGAAGATGTGGAATATAAGCAGCATAGATAATGTAATACTGGCATCACTTGACCCCAATAACGTATTGACAGTTTACAAGAAGGAGTGA
- a CDS encoding DUF4363 family protein: MKHVIPLIATITILIILVDIASYNYLYASSNSIEKKLDVIEQDIKSEKWMSAKTNADDLEKIWGKISNKWAILIEHREIDDIDMSLSKLKSFIETKDKDLSLSELKTLKELYSHIPSNEKLTLENIL, encoded by the coding sequence ATGAAGCACGTAATTCCATTGATTGCAACCATAACTATCTTAATAATACTTGTAGACATAGCTTCGTACAACTACTTATATGCTTCATCCAACAGCATAGAAAAAAAGCTTGATGTTATAGAGCAAGACATAAAAAGTGAGAAGTGGATGAGTGCCAAAACAAATGCCGATGATTTAGAAAAGATTTGGGGAAAAATAAGCAACAAATGGGCAATTTTAATTGAACACAGAGAAATAGACGACATTGATATGAGTCTTTCAAAGCTTAAAAGCTTTATCGAAACTAAAGACAAAGATTTAAGCCTATCAGAGCTTAAAACATTGAAAGAGCTTTACAGCCACATACCATCAAATGAGAAGCTGACACTTGAAAACATACTATAA